A stretch of Penaeus vannamei isolate JL-2024 chromosome 18, ASM4276789v1, whole genome shotgun sequence DNA encodes these proteins:
- the LOC138864825 gene encoding circumsporozoite protein-like, with translation MAIQPASNNTANQPASNNTSIQPASNNTVIQPASNNTANQPASNNTANQPASNNTANQPASNNASIQPASNNTANQPASNNTSIQPASNNTSIQPASNNTAIQPASNNTAIQPASNNTANQPTLNRPHEHPNPTPSRHSRTFDLAVQNNQQ, from the coding sequence ATGGCAATACAACCAGCCTCTAACAACACGGCCAACCAACCAGCCTCTAACAACACGTCCATACAACCAGCCTCTAACAACACGGTCATACAACCAGCCTCTAACAACACGGCCAACCAACCAGCCTCTAACAACACGGCCAACCAACCAGCCTCTAACAACACGGCCAACCAACCAGCCTCTAACAACGCGTCCATACAACCAGCCTCTAACAACACGGCCAACCAACCAGCCTCTAACAATACGTCCATACAACCAGCCTCTAACAACACGTCCATACAACCAGCCTCTAACAACACGGCCATACAGCCAGCCTCTAACAACACGGCCATACAACCAGCCTCTAACAACACGGCCAACCAACCGACTCTCAATAGGCCACATGAGCATCCAAACCCCACACCCTCACGACATTCACGGACATTCGACCTCGCAGTACAAAACAATCAACAGTAG